One window from the genome of Phycisphaerae bacterium encodes:
- a CDS encoding radical SAM protein, producing MSQSQVATVRFALGCPRSQMDGALILKYLKINGWTLSDDLQRANLVLVFTCGVTQREEDISLRCVAATARKKSAEAPLVILGCLAGINPQRLAEYGCICIPPKDLDRLDEVIGPVVPIARIADPNQLQKFRPDKRFCDTFRERLSRKTNYGFSLAERLWFRLRHGQRLCSGSNKYCYADTFAIRVAHGCQGECTYCGIRNAAGPLISKPPEQIMAEFRRGLDQGHLLFSLIAGDVGAYGQDIGTDIAELMESIFSVEQNCKVLIMDFSPKWLIQYYDRLFPLLTKNADRIGYASFPVQSGSDHVLDRMKRGYSRADAERCLSRLQRAAPQLDTLTHVMIGFPGETQDDFLETVDLIRRTRFRKVSVYKYEDRPGTDSLLMPDKLSEKVKARRIRQFYRTFPGIGHYGDEQEVQDDPAAAEPQPEPAAVNH from the coding sequence ATGAGCCAGTCGCAGGTGGCCACCGTCCGGTTCGCACTTGGCTGTCCGCGCAGCCAGATGGACGGAGCACTCATTCTAAAGTACTTGAAAATAAACGGTTGGACGCTGTCAGATGACCTCCAAAGAGCGAATCTGGTGCTGGTTTTCACCTGCGGTGTGACCCAGCGTGAGGAGGATATAAGCCTCCGCTGCGTCGCAGCGACGGCCCGTAAGAAATCAGCAGAGGCGCCGCTGGTGATCCTGGGTTGTTTGGCCGGGATCAATCCCCAACGGCTCGCCGAGTATGGCTGTATCTGCATCCCGCCCAAGGACTTGGACAGGTTGGACGAAGTCATCGGGCCCGTAGTCCCGATCGCGCGGATCGCCGACCCGAACCAACTCCAGAAATTCAGGCCTGACAAGCGGTTCTGCGATACGTTCCGTGAGCGACTCTCACGCAAGACAAACTACGGGTTCAGCCTGGCCGAGCGCCTGTGGTTCCGCCTGCGCCACGGCCAACGTCTCTGCTCGGGCAGCAACAAGTACTGCTACGCCGACACGTTCGCCATTCGGGTGGCTCACGGTTGCCAGGGGGAATGCACGTACTGCGGCATCCGCAACGCAGCCGGCCCGTTGATCTCCAAACCGCCGGAACAGATCATGGCCGAGTTCCGCCGGGGCCTCGATCAGGGACATCTGCTTTTCAGCCTGATAGCAGGCGACGTGGGTGCCTACGGTCAGGATATCGGTACGGATATTGCGGAGCTAATGGAGAGCATCTTCAGTGTCGAACAGAACTGTAAAGTTTTGATTATGGATTTCAGTCCCAAGTGGTTGATCCAGTACTACGATCGGCTGTTTCCACTCCTGACCAAGAACGCCGACCGGATCGGCTACGCGTCGTTTCCCGTCCAGTCGGGAAGCGATCACGTGCTTGACCGGATGAAGCGAGGATACAGCCGGGCGGATGCCGAGCGCTGCCTGAGCCGGCTTCAGCGGGCGGCCCCGCAACTGGATACGCTGACCCACGTGATGATCGGCTTTCCCGGCGAGACCCAGGACGACTTCCTGGAGACGGTGGACCTGATCCGCCGGACCCGGTTCCGCAAAGTCTCAGTCTACAAGTACGAGGACCGGCCGGGCACGGACTCGCTCCTGATGCCGGACAAGCTGTCCGAGAAGGTCAAGGCCCGCCGCATCCGGCAGTTCTACCGGACATTTCCGGGAATCGGCCATTACGGCGATGAACAGGAAGTGCAAGACGATCCGGCCGCGGCGGAACCCCAGCCCGAACCCGCAGCCGTCAACCACTGA